The window GAGAGAAGTTTCTAATTATGAACTTTTCTCACCCCTTCTTCTTATAGAAAGAAATACTAAACTTGTTTTAACTCAGCTTGTTCATTAGACAATAACACTCACTTTTTTTATAAAAACAGATATTTTTTTGCTACTGAAATATATTTACAAATATCTCTGTAAAAAACACTTTTGAATTCAAGAAATGACCATCAAAAACCATAGTTGCAACTATCAGTTAGTCAATAGATTACAAAGTTAGAAAACAAAAGGTGCTTATTTAGCTTCTAACTAACGCCCTTTAAGGGTTCAATTAAGCCTTAGTCAGAGGTCAATTAAGCCTTAATTGAACCCTTATTGGGCGTCTTTTATTTTGCGTGTTTAGAATTATCTTTACAAAATAGTAGTTTTGTATCGTATCAATCAAAATGGAGTTCAAAAAGTAAAGTTCAAATTCCGATTTATAGAATATGTTTTATATCTTTGCAGAAAATATGCTGCACTCGGCAAAGTGGAAGCAAGCTTCCTTTGCTCTCGTTTGCGTTATTTTTGCAGAAAATAGTTGTATGAATTTAAAGATAAAGATATTAGTTTTATTGATTACTCTATTTCTCTTTGGTGGTTGTTCTTCAGAAGTAAACTATAGTAGTCAAATAATAAACTACGATTTTAATCAATTAGATGGTGTCGTAATCTATAATAGAGATATTGACGTGACCATTTTTGAGCTATTTAGGGAAAAGGGGAGTGGTCTTGTGTTTGTAGATAACCAGTTGAGAATAACTAAAAAGCCAAAGAACTATCCCTTACAGGATAACGAGATAATTAAGTTTCTCAAGGCTTATAAGAAATTAAATCTATCGTATTGTTGCATAGATAATGGGAAGATAATAAGAGTGATTTCTAATGGCATTGACTATATAAAAATAAATAAAGACTATAATGACAAAAGATACCTTTTCGACTCGCATAAGCAAGAGTATGAATATATAGGCAATGATTGGTATGTAAAGAAGATGTAAATACCATAGACAAAAGAAAAATGAAACAGAGATTATTATTTTATACGGTATGGATTGCCATTTTCCTATGCATATCGATTTTGATTCTTTTCATCACTGCCATAACACAAGGCTATTTTCCATATCTAAACTTGGTGATATACGTACCAATGATTATACTTTCGTCTGTCTCATTTGCAGTCATATTTGAAGACAAATGGTGGGTAAGTCTAATTGAAGGTATGGTCACAAGTCTACCAGCTCTTTACCTATTCTATTTTATTTAAATACCTTTAATTGAAGAAAAGTGAAAGAATATTCTTTCTACTTCTCTTTATTACCCTCTACTTCACCAATTTTTCGTGATGAATTGTCAGCTAACACGTCGTTGACTATGTTAGTAAGCTGCTCTTTCAATTCGTTAATAAATTGAGACGCATCGTATTTCTTTGCTTCAATATCACGAAGTTTCTTCTCCCAGATACCCGTCAATTCAGCTGATGTGAGAAGTTTCTCGTGAATCGTATCAATCAGTGCAATACCTGTATCAGTAGCTTCTATGTTTTTTCTTTTACGACGAATATAATGGCGTTTAAAGAGCGTTTCAATAATTCCTGCACGCGATGAAGGGCGTCCGATACCATTCTCCTTCATAGCAGCACGCAGGGTTTCGTCCTCAACAAACTTACCAGCTGTTTCCATTGCACGAAGCAAAGAGGCTTCTGTGTAATGTTTTGGAGGGGTTGTTTGCTTTTCGGTAAGGGTAGGGGTGTGCGGTCCAGATTCCCCTTTCTTAAAGGTAGGAAGTAGAGGAGAGGCTGTTGCGCTTCCTTCTTGGCTGTCATCTGTTGGGGTAGAGGAGGAACCTGATGGTGTATCAGTGCAAACTCTCCAACCCAAGTCTAATATTTCTTTGCCAGAAACCTTAAACTCTATTTCGTCTACCTTGCCTAATACTGTTGTCGTAGAAAACTTGCAATCGGGATAGAAAGCTGCAATAAAGCGACGAGCAATGAGGTCGTATACCTTTTGTTCAGCATCTGTCAGCCCTTGTGGTAGTACACCAGTTGGAATAATGGCATGGTGATCTGTCACCTTTGAGGAATCAAAAACGCGTTTTGTCTTAGGTAATGGTTTGCCACCCAACGTCTTCACAATATCGGCATAAGGCTTTTTACCTGCAAAGGTAGTTTGAAAGAGTCCGTTCATTATCTGTGGACACTTTGGATAAATATCATCAGAGAGAAACTGTGTGTCAACACGTGGATAAGTTGTAAGCTTACGTTCGTAGAGAGTTTGAATCGTATTGAGTGTCATCTCAGCAGAGAATCCAAACTTACGATTACAATCTACCTGCAGAGAGGTGAGATCATAAAGCTGCTTAGGCTGTTCTGCCCCTTTCTTTTTCGCTACACTTGTAATCGTAAAAGGCTTTCCTTCAATCGTTGAGAAGGCTTTTTCTCCTTCTTCTTTAGAGGTGAATTTACCCTTTGTTGCCGTAAACTGCGTATCACGATAGACTGTAGCTAATACCCAATAAGGCTCTGGCTTAAAGTTATCTATCTCTTTCTGTCGCTGTACGATGAGTGCCAAGGTTGGTGTCTGTACTCGACCAATTGACAGAACCTGACCTCTACCATAACTATTGTTGCCATACTTTAATGTATAGAGGCGGGTAGCATTCATTCCTAACAGCCAGTCACCAATTGCACGAGACAATCCTGCGAGGTAAAGTGGTTGATACTGCTCTTGTTCCTTTAAGTTGGCGAAACCTTCACGAATAGCTTCATCTGTCATCGAAGATATCCAAAGACGCTTCACAGGGCACTTTACACCTGCTTTTTGCATTACCCACCGCTGAATTAATTCACCTTCCTGACCAGCGTCACCACAGTTGATAATCATCTCAGCCGACTGGTAAAGCTTCTCAATAACAGCAAACTGCTTCTTGATACCTTCGTCCTCAATGAGCTTAATACCGAAGCGTGGAGGTATCATTGGCAATGCAGCGAGACTCCAATATTTCCAGTTTGTAAAATAATCATTAGGTTCCTTCAACTCACAAAGGTGGCCGAAGGTCCATGTTACTTGGTAATTATTGCCCTCCATATAGCCGTTACAAGCCTTGTTGGCACCAAGGATTCGAGCTATATCTTTAGCAACACTGGGTTTCTCTGCAATGCAAACTATCATACAATTTCTTCTTAGTTTTAAGCCATTTTACCTTTGCAAAGGTAAGAAAAATATTCTTTGTTAAGGATTAAACTTATTTTATTACCTGTCTTTTTTGCGATTTTCCTATGCAATCTAAGTAATTTTATCTAAATTTGTAGCATAGAAACGAACAAGAAAAGATAAAATTATGAGAGTTGGTCTCTTTATTCCATGTTACGTCGATGCACTTTATCCACAAGTAGGCGTAGCAACTTATAAGCTTTTGAGAAAGCTAAAATTAGATGTAGTCTATCCCGAACATCAGACTTGTTGTGGTCAACCAATGGCAAATGGTGGCTTTCAGCGTATGTCTAATCACCTTGCTGGACGTTTTGAGGATAAGTTTAAAGACTTCGATTATATTGTAACACCGAGTGTATCTTGTGCTGCTTTTGTGCGGGTTAATTACCCACAAATACTCGATCATGAGTGTCAGACACCTAAAAAAACAATGGAGTTGGTAGAATTCTTACATGATGTTCTGAAGGTAAAGGAACTTCCTGGAAGTTTTCCTCATGTCGTGTCTGTTCATAACTCTTGTCATGGTGTACGTGAATTAACGCTTAGTACACCTTCTGAATTGCAAGAGAAACCTGTAAATAAGATAGTCGAATTATTGAAACTCAAGGAAGGTATCACAGTTAAAGAACCTGATCGCAAGGATGAATGTTGCGGTTTTGGTGGTATGTTTGCTGTTGAAGAACCTTATATCAGCACTGCTATGGGTAACGATAAAGTGAAACGTCATATGGATACGGGAGCTGAGTTTATCACTGGTTCGGATAGTTCATGCTTAATGCACATGCAGGGTGTAGCAGGAAAGAACCACTATCCTATCAAGTTCATGCATATAGCTGAGATCTTAGCTGCAGGTTTATGATATTTATATAAAGGTTATAAAAGACAAAAGAGTTATGTCAACATATCATTCTAAAAAAGCAAAAGAGTTTCTGAAAGACCCTAAGAAGGTTGAACGACATGACCATACATTTTGGTCATTACGTCAGAAAAGAGATGCTGCAGCGGCAGAGCTACCAGAATGGGAGGATTTACGCGAACATGCAAGTCGAATAAAAGAGCATACAGCAACCCATTTAGCTGACTATTTAGAGCAATTCTCTAATAGTTTGGAACGTAATGGTGTTATTGTTCATTTTGCAAAAGATGCACAAGAGTTTAATGAAATGGTTTATGGGATACTTGAATCTCATAAAGTAAAGAAACTCGTTAAATCTAAATCCATGCTTACCGAGGAATGTGAGATGAATGCTTATCTGATAAAGAGAGGTATCAACGTCGTTGAATCCGACCTTGGTGAGCGTATTCTTCAACTCATGCATTTAAAGCCTGCGCATATCGTTATGCCTGCTATTCACTTGACTCGTGATGAGATTGGAGAGATGTTTGAGGAGAAAGGAATCTCTAAAGAGAAAGGAAATCATGACCCAGCTTATCTTACACGTTGTGCACGTGAAGATCTGCGTGGTGATTTTATGGATGCTGATGCAGGACTGACAGGTTGTAACTTTGGTGTTGCTGCGACAGGAGATTGTGTTGTCTGCACCAATGAAGGTAATGCTGACATGTCAACATCAGTACCTAAATTACATATTGTTGCCATGGGTATTGAGAAAGTTATTCCTGATTATGATTCGTTGGCAGTGTTCCAACGCTTATTAGCACGCAGTGGAACAGGACAACCATCAACTGCCTTTACCTCTCAATTCCGTAAGGCACGACCAGGAGGAGAGATGCATGTAATATTAGTAGACAATGGTCGTAGTGACATGATTGCTAATAAAGAACATTGGATGACACTAAAGTGTATTCGATGTGGTGCATGTATGAATACTTGTCCTGTCTATCGTCGTTCAGAAGGTTATTCATATAGTTACTTTATTCCAGGTCCTATTGGAGTTGACCTTGGTATGCTAAAGAATCCAAAACAGCATAGTGGTAATGTTTCTGCATGCTCATTATGTTTGAGTTGTGATTGTGTTTGCCCTGCAAAGGTAACTCCAGGTAGTCAGATTTATCGATGGCGTCAAAGCCTTGAGAAATATGGTACAGAGAATAAAGAAAAGAAAGTGATGGCAGAAGGTATGAAAGTTGTTTACGAAAACTACCATATTTATGATGCTTTACTTCGTAATTCATCAGTTGCCAATCACATACCAGAATCGCTAATGGATATAAAGCTTAATCCATGGAGCATTGGTCATACAATGCCAAAGTTTGCGAAAAAGCCTTTCCATGTCATATTTAAGCACGCAATGGAGGAACTGAAGCATGAATAAAGAAGATTTATTTAGCAAATTACGACGTAATACAAAAGAACAGTTTGATATGCCCGAGAAGCCTATTGAGGGTATTAAATATCAAGATGTAGTACAGCAATTTATTGAGATGAGTCATATTGTAGGCTGTGAAGTCATTGAGGCTAAGGCGGAAGATGATATCAATGCACTGATACAAAAGGCTTATCCCGATGCTAAGGTATTGGCTTCAAGTGTAAAAGGAATAAAGGCAGACCTTAATCCTGACACTGTTTCAAAGGCACAAGACCTCAATGGAACAGATGTAGGAATCATTCAGGGAGAAATTGCTGTAGCAGAGAACGGATGTGTATGGGTGCCACAAACAATGAAAGAAAGAGTTGTTTGTTTCATCTCAGAAAACCTTGTAATCCTCGTTCAACGTAACAATATTGTCAATAATATACATGAAGCATATAAAAAGATCAACATGACAGACTATGGTTACGGCTGTTTTATATCCGGTCCAAGCAAAACAGCCGATATTGAACAAGCACTTGTCATGGGAGCACAAGCAGCACGTGGAGTTACAGTTATCATAATGGGATAAACGTTAATTTTGTCAAAAACATAAATATAACGTATTGTTAGGAGAGGTTTACGACTTTTTTTATTAACTTTGCAAGGAGAAAAAGAAAGTTAAAAATATAACTGATTTTTAATAAACATATAAGTTATGAAGATTGAAAAAGTACATGCTCGCGAGATTATGGACTCACGTGGCAATCCTACAGTTGAAGTAGAGGTAACTCTCGAAAATGGTGTAATGGGTCGTGCAAGCGTTCCATCTGGTGCTTCTACCGGTGAGAACGAGGCTCTGGAGCTTCGTGATGGCGACAAGAACCGTTTCTTGGGTAAGGGTGTTCTCAAGGCTGTTGAGAATGTAAACAACCTTATCGCTCCAGCTTTGAAGGGTGACTGCGTGCTAAATCAGCGTGCTATTGACTACAAGATGCTTGAACTCGATGGTACTCCTACTAAGAGTAAGCTCGGTGCTAATGCTATTCTCGGTGTTTCTTTGGCTGTAGCTCAGGCTGCTGCTAAGGCATTGAACATTCCATTGTATCGTTATATCGGTGGTGCAAATACTTATGTATTGCCAGTACCTATGATGAATATCATCAACGGTGGTGCTCACTCTGATGCTCCTATCGCATTCCAGGAGTTCATGATTCGCCCTGTAGGTGCTCCTTCTGAGAAGGAAGGTATCCGTATGGGTGCTGAGGTATTCCACGCACTTGCTAAGCTTTTGAAGAAGCGCGGTCTCTCTACTGCTGTAGGTGATGAGGGTGGTTTCGCTCCTAAGTTCGATGGTATCGAGGATGCACTCGATTCAATCATTCAGGCTATCAAGGACGCTGGTTATGAGCCAGGCAAGGATGTTAAGATTGCTATGGACTGTGCTGCTTCTGAGTTCGCTGTATGCGAGGATGGTAAGTGGTTCTATGACTATCGTCAGTTGAAGAATGGTATGCCAAAGGATCCTAATGGTAAGAAGCTTAGCGCTGATGAGCAGATTGCTTACCTCGAGCACCTTATCACAAAGTATCCTATCGACTCTATCGAGGATGGTCTCGATGAGAACGACTGGGAGAACTGGGTTAAGTTGACATCTGCTATCGGTGATCGTTGCCAGCTCGTTGGTGATGACTTGTTCGTAACTAACGTTAAGTTCCTCGAGAAGGGTATCAAGATGGGTGCAGCTAACTCTATCCTTATCAAGGTTAACCAGATTGGTTCTTTGACAGAGACTCTCGAGGCTATCGAGATGGCTCATCGTCATGGTTACACAACTGTAACTTCACACCGTTCTGGTGAGACTGAAGATACAACTATCGCTGACATCGCAGTTGCAACAAACTCTGGTCAGATTAAGACTGGTTCTATGTCTCGTACAGACCGTATGGCTAAGTACAACCAGCTCATCCGTATTGAGGAGGAACTTGGTGCTTGTGCTAAGTATGGTTACGCAAAGTTGAAGTAAATTATTTTATCACTTTGTGTGATTAAATGAATTTTATAGAGTAGGGGATAATTGCTTATAATAGTGATTATCTCCTATTTTTATTGTTTGTAGTTATAGCGAATGCCATTGGGATGCCCATAACATAAATAGATTTCTTCGTTATACAATAAATTATTAATGTATAACCCAACGTCTTATAGCAATAAAATAATTAGCATTTTAGTACTTTCGTTGCGTGAAAAAACTTTACACTAATTCTTGAAAATAGTCATTTATAATGTTCAAAAATGCTATTCTGGTCGTTCTTTGTAAGTACTTAGAAATCAATGTATTACATGATAGCTAAAGAAAAGGTGCTTAGGTGGACTTCAAAAGGGCGTTAATAAGGTTGCTAAAGGGCGTCTTTAGCAAGTCAATTAAGCCTTAATTCACATCTAATTTAGCCTCAATAAAAATGCAATAGACGAAAATTATTTACAAAAATGAATTTTATTAGCTTAGTATAACATAATATTTAGTAACAAAGCCCTTATAATGTTTTAAAGTTATTCATTTTAACCCAAATCGGTCATTAGAGGCAAAACATATTTTGTTTTATTATCGAGTAAATTGTTTGGCTTTGTAATGCAGGTGTAGTGGACTACGTCAAGTTCCAAAGACGGACAATATACCGATAAGAAAATAGAAGATGTTAGGAAACAATTCCATAGTAATAAGAATTATACACATTGTGGTCTAATGACCGATTTGGGTTAAATTTAAAGCTGTTCTTCATTTTCTTATTTTCTCATTTAAGTTCATTTGTATACTTTCTGTTGTGCAGTCAGACTTATTTCTTCTATGAATACTATCTTTATAAATAAGAATATAACTAACGCTTAATGACTTTTAAATCCTCATGATACGATTAAAACATAATATGCATTATGATAAATAGATAATTTGTAACCTACAATAAAATTATAAAATCATATAAAACCTTACTTTATTTATGACTTGATTCTAACTTTCAAAATCAAATATAACTCTTAAGAAATTTCCCAATCCCGCCCTCGTCAAGTATATTATAGTCAACTAATGGTAATGCTATATGCAAAATGCAAAGTACACCGTACCAGTCCTTTTAGACATTATATGCTGGGAAATACAACCTGCAAATAAATCTTCAGAAACCCCGTACTCTGATGTAATGTTCTTTTTAGCTCACACCTACAACATAATATGACTACACCTTAAAATGTTTCTTTAATCTTCTTATATTCTTTATAAAGATTACTCCATTAGTTCAGTTGTGAAATTTAGTGTCTGTATCTTCATATCAAGTTCGCGTAATTGCTTAGATAAGTCATCAATCTTCTTACCTAAAGGCTTGATATCTATGGTTGTTACCATTTTGATTTCAGAACGGCTGTAACGTTCCTGAGATTCTGACGCTTTATTAAAAATTTCTCGAAGTGACGTGATACGCATAGAGAGAATATCACGTTCTGCCATCATTTCTGTGATAGTCCGCCCTTCAGTAATAGTATTCATGTTAGTCTTGTTAATCTTGAATATTAAAGCGAAAAGAGTATTCAGACAAGCATCCATTTCTTTCATCAACTCCTTAGGTTCTTCTGATGGAGAATCCCCTTCCTGTACTCGAACATTATTCAGTATTCTACTTTTAAGCTGTTCTATTCTTTTTTGTGTATCCTTACGAATAGCTAATGCCTCTGCTAATTTCATTGTGATATGTATTTTGTAATTATTCTGTTATATTTTGATTATTCTTACGGGCTTCGTCAAACTTACCTTTCATCGTAGGATTCATGTACGTTAGCCTACGTATAGTAAGATCGTCTGTGTCTTTATTAGCAAGACGAAGATAGTTCTCACTACTTAAAAGTTCCTCACGTACCTTTTGAAGTTTTATAATTGTAGCATCAATATCTTTAATAGCATCATTAAACTTCTTAGATGCCATCTCATAATGTCGCCCAAACTTAGTTTTGAAGTCTTCAATCTTATTTTCAAAGTTGGTGACATCCACCTCTTTGCTCTGTGAAAGAATAAGTTGCTTCTTATATTCTAAACTCTTCTTTGACGTTTGTACAAGAAGATTAATAAATGGAACGAAGAATTGTGGACGAATAACGTACATCTTTGGGTATAGATGACTCTTGTTTACAATGCCAGTATTATAAAGTTCATTATCAGCTTCAAGAAGACTGACTAAAACAGCAAACTCACAACCTTTCTTTTTACGGTCATCATCAAGCTTTTTTAAGAAGTCATCGTTCTTATGTTTTGTGGCAGTAGTATCCATTTCATTCTTCATTTCGAACATGATAGAGATATACTCCGTACCATCT is drawn from Prevotella melaninogenica and contains these coding sequences:
- a CDS encoding LutC/YkgG family protein, with the protein product MNKEDLFSKLRRNTKEQFDMPEKPIEGIKYQDVVQQFIEMSHIVGCEVIEAKAEDDINALIQKAYPDAKVLASSVKGIKADLNPDTVSKAQDLNGTDVGIIQGEIAVAENGCVWVPQTMKERVVCFISENLVILVQRNNIVNNIHEAYKKINMTDYGYGCFISGPSKTADIEQALVMGAQAARGVTVIIMG
- the eno gene encoding phosphopyruvate hydratase, with translation MKIEKVHAREIMDSRGNPTVEVEVTLENGVMGRASVPSGASTGENEALELRDGDKNRFLGKGVLKAVENVNNLIAPALKGDCVLNQRAIDYKMLELDGTPTKSKLGANAILGVSLAVAQAAAKALNIPLYRYIGGANTYVLPVPMMNIINGGAHSDAPIAFQEFMIRPVGAPSEKEGIRMGAEVFHALAKLLKKRGLSTAVGDEGGFAPKFDGIEDALDSIIQAIKDAGYEPGKDVKIAMDCAASEFAVCEDGKWFYDYRQLKNGMPKDPNGKKLSADEQIAYLEHLITKYPIDSIEDGLDENDWENWVKLTSAIGDRCQLVGDDLFVTNVKFLEKGIKMGAANSILIKVNQIGSLTETLEAIEMAHRHGYTTVTSHRSGETEDTTIADIAVATNSGQIKTGSMSRTDRMAKYNQLIRIEEELGACAKYGYAKLK
- a CDS encoding DNA topoisomerase 3 — its product is MIVCIAEKPSVAKDIARILGANKACNGYMEGNNYQVTWTFGHLCELKEPNDYFTNWKYWSLAALPMIPPRFGIKLIEDEGIKKQFAVIEKLYQSAEMIINCGDAGQEGELIQRWVMQKAGVKCPVKRLWISSMTDEAIREGFANLKEQEQYQPLYLAGLSRAIGDWLLGMNATRLYTLKYGNNSYGRGQVLSIGRVQTPTLALIVQRQKEIDNFKPEPYWVLATVYRDTQFTATKGKFTSKEEGEKAFSTIEGKPFTITSVAKKKGAEQPKQLYDLTSLQVDCNRKFGFSAEMTLNTIQTLYERKLTTYPRVDTQFLSDDIYPKCPQIMNGLFQTTFAGKKPYADIVKTLGGKPLPKTKRVFDSSKVTDHHAIIPTGVLPQGLTDAEQKVYDLIARRFIAAFYPDCKFSTTTVLGKVDEIEFKVSGKEILDLGWRVCTDTPSGSSSTPTDDSQEGSATASPLLPTFKKGESGPHTPTLTEKQTTPPKHYTEASLLRAMETAGKFVEDETLRAAMKENGIGRPSSRAGIIETLFKRHYIRRKRKNIEATDTGIALIDTIHEKLLTSAELTGIWEKKLRDIEAKKYDASQFINELKEQLTNIVNDVLADNSSRKIGEVEGNKEK
- a CDS encoding DIP1984 family protein, which encodes MKLAEALAIRKDTQKRIEQLKSRILNNVRVQEGDSPSEEPKELMKEMDACLNTLFALIFKINKTNMNTITEGRTITEMMAERDILSMRITSLREIFNKASESQERYSRSEIKMVTTIDIKPLGKKIDDLSKQLRELDMKIQTLNFTTELME
- a CDS encoding (Fe-S)-binding protein yields the protein MRVGLFIPCYVDALYPQVGVATYKLLRKLKLDVVYPEHQTCCGQPMANGGFQRMSNHLAGRFEDKFKDFDYIVTPSVSCAAFVRVNYPQILDHECQTPKKTMELVEFLHDVLKVKELPGSFPHVVSVHNSCHGVRELTLSTPSELQEKPVNKIVELLKLKEGITVKEPDRKDECCGFGGMFAVEEPYISTAMGNDKVKRHMDTGAEFITGSDSSCLMHMQGVAGKNHYPIKFMHIAEILAAGL
- a CDS encoding lactate utilization protein B codes for the protein MSTYHSKKAKEFLKDPKKVERHDHTFWSLRQKRDAAAAELPEWEDLREHASRIKEHTATHLADYLEQFSNSLERNGVIVHFAKDAQEFNEMVYGILESHKVKKLVKSKSMLTEECEMNAYLIKRGINVVESDLGERILQLMHLKPAHIVMPAIHLTRDEIGEMFEEKGISKEKGNHDPAYLTRCAREDLRGDFMDADAGLTGCNFGVAATGDCVVCTNEGNADMSTSVPKLHIVAMGIEKVIPDYDSLAVFQRLLARSGTGQPSTAFTSQFRKARPGGEMHVILVDNGRSDMIANKEHWMTLKCIRCGACMNTCPVYRRSEGYSYSYFIPGPIGVDLGMLKNPKQHSGNVSACSLCLSCDCVCPAKVTPGSQIYRWRQSLEKYGTENKEKKVMAEGMKVVYENYHIYDALLRNSSVANHIPESLMDIKLNPWSIGHTMPKFAKKPFHVIFKHAMEELKHE